GCGTGCCCGTGGTTACGCACGACGCGATTGTCGACCGGACCACCAACGGAAGCGGGTCGGTGCGGGCATTCACCTCCCGGCAGCTCCGGCGTCTGGACGCGGCCTGCACGTGGTCCGGCCCCTCCGAACCGGGAAACAGGCCATTCCGGGGTGCGGGTATTTCCATTCCCGGTCTCGAAGATGTTTTCAAGGCCTTTCCGGGGGCCCGCATGGTGATCGAGGTCAAGGAACCGGGCGAGGACAGCGCCGTTGCCGTAGGAGAGTTGGTGCGGCGATACGGCAGGATGGACAGAACCATCGTGGCCTCCTTCCACACGGCGCTCCTTCGATTCTTCCGTGCCCGTTATCCCGAAATAGCCACATCCGCCGGGTATGGCGAAGTGGTCCGTTTCCGGCTTCTTCAGAAGCTGTCTCTTTCGGGCCTGGTCCGGCCCGGCTATGTCGCTCTTCAGGTACCTGAACGGTGGCGGGGAATACCCGTCGTGACGCCTCGCCTTATCAGGGCCGCACGCGCGAAGAGCCTGTCGGTGCACGTGTGGACCGTCAATGACCCCCGCGACATGCACCGGCTGCTCGACATGGGTGTGGAGGCCCTCATTACCG
This portion of the Syntrophales bacterium genome encodes:
- a CDS encoding glycerophosphodiester phosphodiesterase, yielding MDSIRRNGTSRRAETAVDERKRAGCPEDTPCVHPFLKGLPADRAWVAAHRGGSRWWPENTIYAFERALEAGVHMLEMDVRLAADGVPVVTHDAIVDRTTNGSGSVRAFTSRQLRRLDAACTWSGPSEPGNRPFRGAGISIPGLEDVFKAFPGARMVIEVKEPGEDSAVAVGELVRRYGRMDRTIVASFHTALLRFFRARYPEIATSAGYGEVVRFRLLQKLSLSGLVRPGYVALQVPERWRGIPVVTPRLIRAARAKSLSVHVWTVNDPRDMHRLLDMGVEALITDDPVLALEITRLRVR